The sequence aatttaaatttgttttaaattattattaaatcatgcaaattgaggaaaaagaaaaaccaaaaatgtgGGTTATGTAGGATTTAAGTTTAGATATtgttgataatagacttttagtttaataggatttatttattttttaaattattgttaaatcttatACCTTCGTCaaaacatggtttttttttttttgaaaggaaatgtGGGTTGTTGTTTGGaatttaagtttatattttatttatttatttttgtaataaacttttagtttgaatagggTTTTGTAAAGTCGCAATTTATGCATAGGCCCAACAAGAAAAAGAGTATAGGCCCAGAGAGTGAGTcagaaatcttgtttctaatgagTTTAAACGATAATAACAATGACCTTAGATCACAAAACAACAAGGATGAATAAGTTTATAAGATGAAACTTATCTTCGGACTTAAGCCGAGGACCAGATGCTTATCTTTCTCCTCTcttaaagattaattacaaatattcagtttacagtgttttctctttctatctctCGACCCCCCTTTCTACAGGACCTTCCTCCTTCTTATACTTCCTCCTCTCCTCCATTCTTCCTCTCCACATGTAGATTTAGACTGCTCTCCTTGAACCTCTTCTTGAAGTTCttaggtaatagctgtaagACTGAAAGTCACTGTTCAAGTATTACTTCCTCATAAATGCGGCTAGAGACTTaggtacaaagcattcaatgcggtggtagcagctttctctgaGATATTTCCCAACTGACCTTGCTCTCTATGCCcttgtgaaacatatcttcactCACAAGACCTCTTGAAAGATCATTCTAGTCAACATAACGTACCATTTAACCCTTATCTCACTTATTCGAGGAGGTACCTCTCCTCGGATTACTTCCATTAACCTCTATCGCAATGACTTGCTTGTGGGCCTTTAAGTTTAACATCCCTATTACCATCAACCCATCCTCGGGTAAGTAAACATTCTTCGAACACAGCCCATGACGTAAAAACGCATCTTGGGTCTTTTATCCCTACAggtttaaatttgttgaaattttaatgataaagttttaacagttgttaaatattatgattatatatataggcaagACTTATGTacaaatgcttgtggggtgtgggggggaAGGGCCGGAGTTTAAGTTTCCAGGAgaaagtttcacacatatatacacttagattaggctagagtaaaaattttatattgtatataaaaaaaagatcctATTCCTTAAGTTCCCCTTCTTAAAATTCTGCCATGTAGATTTTTTCTTATGAGATGGAAGTATATTTTTAGTTAACTATCcacatggctgaatcttaaAGTACTGTAATTAAGTTTTgccacacacacatacacacatatatatatatatatatatatatatatatatatatatatatgtatgtatgtatgtatatagcTTTTTAATTGATCCGCGTACTTCTAGTTTAAAACTTTGAATACCAAATTggagttatgaaaaaaaaacaaaaacctagtCATATGGTTTCCCGTGATTATTGGTGACTGGTGTTCAGGATTCATTTTTGTGTGGGTCTAGCTCAACCCAAGCCCAATATAGCAATAATGGACAAAACTGCATGGCATTTAGACAACTACGCCCAATAACATCTAATGGAAAAGCCCAATAAGGGGGGTAAAGTACAACACCCAGTAATAGTCAAAGCTAGACAAAGTCCTAAGTCTAGCTTTTCAGTTTTCTCATTATAATTATGGTGAGTTTGGTTCAACATTTTGCTTTTCTCATTTTCGAAAAGGGTTTGGTTTGAGTTGAGTGCATTTAATACACTGAATTGATTGAGATGATGATATGTGACCAAAAGTAAAAATGTGTCACCATCATGATGGGTCTGTTATAACTAGACATTAGATCTAAGCTTTGCCCTTTTGAAAAAGTGATGATTTGTAATTACTTTTCAGGGAATACAACGAAGGAAAAAAAAGCACTTTTTCATGTTTATAAGACTTAAAAAGCGTGATTTTAAGCCTCATGGAGGTATGGTGCATTGGTAGAAGTTCTGAACTAAATTACACTTGCATGTTCAGAAGTTGCCTAATTTGAGTCGTGCACTTCATAAAAAAACAGTGCCATGACTTAGGTAGCCTTAAGGCACCCACGAGTGCCCCACAACATGATTATTGCAAGTTCAAGTGGGTTAGGTCAATAATCACAAGcaagatttcaaaaaatttaccACACTTAGTGGTCAAGTTTTCAAACTCATgattctcaccaaaaaaaaaagttttcaaactCATGATTTTGGCCCAAAAACTTCAAACCAAAACGGGTAATAAGAAACTGACCCAGCCCAACTAAAAAACAATCCggcctttacccaaaaaaaaaaaaaacacaccgCCAAAAATCAAAACGTTTCTCAAAACACACATCCCAcaagcttctctctctctctctctcttctttctaaAGAGGCCGCCGCTTCATTCCATGTGAGGATTCGATCAAACCTCGCTCTCTACCAATGACGCTTCCCAAGAATATCGATTTTCACCATCTGGGTCTCtttcaattttcatcaaaatcCAATCTCTGCTTCGTTTTTGGGCAATTTTTCTTTCTgggttcttcaaattttttgaaaaattagcgCCTAGTTATTAATTCAAGCCTTTTGGTAATGGCGGACCCAAAGAACTTGGCCTGCCAATCCTGCGGCTTCGTCGGCCTATCCAGCGACTCCGACGGCTATTTCTACTGCGACCGCTGTGGCGCCCAAGCCGAAGACTTCATCGAAACCGGCGTAGCAGACGAAGACTTCGTCGACAAAGGCTTCGGCGGCGGCGCCGTCTACGTCGCCAGCTTGAGCCGCCGCGTCGGCGGCAGCCAATCCAACATCAAACCCGAGCCACTTTCCCAACCCGAATTCGCCACCCCCAATTCCAACCTCTTCTGGAACTCGCTGACCCAAAACATTGACAACGAAGCCACACCCATCAAAAAAGAGGAAGAGTTTTACGAAGCCGACGTCGATGGGCCCACGGGTCCTGAGGATTTCGGGGGTTCGGTGAAGGTGAAGCCTACCTTTGAAGACTATTACAATGAGATTAGGATTCGGTACGTGTTGGGTTTGCAGTATATGATACAGTTTCAGTGTGAGGCTTTGGTGAGAGAGTTCAAGGTGACCCCTTTGATTTGTGGGCTCGCTGGGACCATTTGGATGAGGTTTGTGGCTTGCTCTGCGGTTTTCGATGATGACTGGGCTGATCACACCATTCAGAACTCCGAAATGGAGCGAACAGGTGAATCCAGTGTCACGTCATTTAAAATTAGCTTCGGTTATGCTTTTGATGGAATGATATAGAAATAAATGTGGGGTGAATATGGTGTCACatcatttaaattcaaatttggttATTGTTTTGTTAGCGTGGTATAGAAAAATGGAGCGAATAGTTGAATATGGTGTCACGTCGTTTAAAATTAGTCTTGGTTATGCTTTTGATGGAATGCTATAGAAATAAAGTGGGTAAGTATGGTTtcacataatttaaattcaatttcgGTTATTGTTTCATTAGCATGGTATAGAGATGGAGGGAATAGTTGAATATGGTGTCACTCcgtttaaaattaaaagtttaagttATTGATAGGATGGTATAGAAATGGAGTAAATATGGTGTCACATTATTTAAAGTTAGATTTAGTTTCAGTTATTGTTTCAATAGAATGGTATAGGAATTGAGCAAACAAGTGAACAGACTGCCATGCCATTTAAAATTAGTTTCAGTTTAAGCTATAGTTTAGATAAAATGGTATAGAAGAAATTGAGGGAATGTGTGATGTGGTGCCATGTTATTTAGAATTCAGTTTTCAGTTATCTTTTTGATAGACTGGTATAGAAATGGAAGAAATAGGTGAATATGTTGCCATGCCATTTAAAATCAGTTTTAATTATTAGTGTTTCGATAAAATGGTGTTGAAATGGAAAAATAGGTGAATATGTTGTAACGTGTCAAGTCATTTAAAATTAGTTTCAGTTTCTGTTATGGTTTTGATAGAGTGGGAGACAAATTGAGTGAAATAGGGGAATATGGTGTCATGTAATTTGAAATCAGTTTTATTTTAGGTTATGGTTTTGATAGAATGATATAGAATGGAGTAAGATGGTGAATCTGGTGCCACCTTGTTTAAAATCAGCTTCAGTAATTGTTTTGATTGGATGGTATAGAAACGGAGTGAACAGGTGAACTAATCTATTGAGGACTTATAGTCTACcccaaaaaatttgggattaagacttgattgttgttgttttcatttaaaatcaGTTGTAGACTTTTAGTTATCATTTTGATAGAGAGTTAGGTGGTAACGTGTATgctataaaaaattcattatttattgtGAACTGGACTGGCTTTGATTTAAAGTGAATGGCTAGGATCCTGGTAGAACTTAATTGTTGGATATAAAGGATAAGAAACAGAGGTTTAATAGAGTATTATGTGGCCTAATTGGAAATAGTCGTGTAAGTAGTTTGTAAGTGATTATTTGAACTAAATGTCATGGTCTGATGATGTTGTTTGTGAAATTGTGATATTAGTTTGAGGCGGGCATGATATGGATAGTAAGAGGGAATTGACTCTCCAAATATGTAGGATATTATGAACTTTAGTATTCATATATTATACATGATATAATGTGCCATGACTTTTTAGTGTTCCTGTCCTTTTGAAGCTTGGCTCTGACCCTAGTTTCTTGACTTGGTTGCATTATGAATTGGATCAATGTTCTATGTAAGTTCattctttataattttatgCGAGTGTTTGActcacttttatttatttttttgccaacattctttttagggtaaattacaaattgcacCCTTTAACTTTGCCGAAAATTCAATTCAGTCCTATAACTTcacttttgttcatttcattcCTCTAAATTTCAACTTTATTCAATTCAGTCATCTTGTTAATCTCTGTTAGAATTGCGCCATTAGTAACACCTACAACGATGCTGTTTGTGGTCTCATTTTGGGATACTTAGCGGCAATATTCTAACAGAATTGGATGGGAGGACTGAATTGAACAAAGttaaaagttagaggattgaattgAATGAAAGTGAAGTTATAGAACTGAATTCAATTGTGGGAAAAGTTAGAGGGTGTAATATGTAATTGAGCCTTCTTTTTATGTTGTGTGTATTACATGGAAGTTTTAGTGTTGGTTATTTCTAAGATTTGTAATGAGGTAGATGTTCTTCTCATATGGATGTTTTCTTGATAAGTAAATATATTTCTTCCTTAATTTCAGATGAACCGGAAGATCATAAGCGACAAAAATACCGTGATGAACCTCATAATATGTATGGTCAGCGAGCAGTAATGATTTGGTACAGATCCTTGAGGAAGAGGATCCCATTATCTTGTTCCTTAGGTGTTTCGTTTCTGGCTTGTCATATCGCCAGGGTAGCAATCCTGCCAACAGACATAGTGAAGTGGTCACTCGAAGGGAAGGTTCCATATTTTGCTGcatttgttgaaattgaaaaatgcaTTGGACGTCCATCAAGTGCCTGCCCTATAAGTTCAAGAATTATGTTCGGACCGTCTCAAGCTCTTCCATTCCAGAAGTTGGAATCACTGGCAGCAATAATTGCTCAGTCCATAGGCTTGGATTTACCTCCAGTCAACTTCTATGCAATAGCTTCCCGCTATCTGCAGAAGTTATGTCTTCCTACAGAAAAGATTCTCCCTCATGCATGCCGCATATCTGAGTGGTCAATGCCTCCAGGTTTATGGTTATCAACAAATGAGTTAAGGCTTCCTACTCGTGTTTGTGTAATGTCAATACTGATTGTTGCCATAAGAATTCTATATAATATACATGGTTTCGGAGTATGGGAAAAGAGTTTGTCTAGTCATGGTGATTCCTCTTCTACATCTAATCATATTGGACAGTTAGACCCAATGTTTGATTCCGAAATGCGTGATGATGCTGGAGAGGCATCTGGTTCTCCTTGCCAAGATGCGGATGATTTAGGGACAAATTATTATAGACACTCATCACAGGTTCAGAAGTCTAAATTAGATGCTGCAGAGCTTCTGCGCAAGCTTGAAGCAAGATACAAAGAGATTGCTAACACCTACGGTAATTTTTTTCCCAGTGTTATGGATAACAGTGTTGTTTATTGGTTCTGATGGTAGTTTTCTCATATGATCAAACATACTGTGTTCTGAAAGCTTTTCCTTATCTTTAAGAtaatcaattacaaaaattaactCTTAAGTCTTTTGTTGGCAGAGTATTCCAAAGACTTACCAACATATCTCCAGTACTGCAAGGATGTGGTCTTTGCTGGATTAGAACCGTCATTTGAGGATCATGATGAGGAGAAGTTAATAGAAGAATTCTGGGATTTTTATCAGAATGAGAAGGTAGTTTACAGCTTGACTTAGTTATGATTTATTTCTCCCTCAAATGTGTGCTTGTGATTCA comes from Castanea sativa cultivar Marrone di Chiusa Pesio chromosome 3, ASM4071231v1 and encodes:
- the LOC142628282 gene encoding TATA box-binding protein-associated factor RNA polymerase I subunit B, producing the protein MADPKNLACQSCGFVGLSSDSDGYFYCDRCGAQAEDFIETGVADEDFVDKGFGGGAVYVASLSRRVGGSQSNIKPEPLSQPEFATPNSNLFWNSLTQNIDNEATPIKKEEEFYEADVDGPTGPEDFGGSVKVKPTFEDYYNEIRIRYVLGLQYMIQFQCEALVREFKVTPLICGLAGTIWMRFVACSAVFDDDWADHTIQNSEMERTDEPEDHKRQKYRDEPHNMYGQRAVMIWYRSLRKRIPLSCSLGVSFLACHIARVAILPTDIVKWSLEGKVPYFAAFVEIEKCIGRPSSACPISSRIMFGPSQALPFQKLESLAAIIAQSIGLDLPPVNFYAIASRYLQKLCLPTEKILPHACRISEWSMPPGLWLSTNELRLPTRVCVMSILIVAIRILYNIHGFGVWEKSLSSHGDSSSTSNHIGQLDPMFDSEMRDDAGEASGSPCQDADDLGTNYYRHSSQVQKSKLDAAELLRKLEARYKEIANTYEYSKDLPTYLQYCKDVVFAGLEPSFEDHDEEKLIEEFWDFYQNEKDSEPSEDFEEGHRAFNQKRLRDEGLASHISIDNKRIRDEGRVSGPSSDDGTSHADESRPRLGGDKNSESNDQASAETLQSEAIRRLKLDMEENRFYYIPPRVKIKRLDYLHYVRKKDEGAYTYAAHADYYILLRACARVAQLDIRIMHTGVLSLEKRLAWLENRIDHCLHLTPPNVSCQFCSDIAPEHADDDSIGLSNLNI